A region from the Takifugu rubripes chromosome 22, fTakRub1.2, whole genome shotgun sequence genome encodes:
- the crema gene encoding cAMP-responsive element modulator isoform X2 — MAVTGDETESAATGDMPTYQLRSPNSGLPQSIVIATSQGSMQTSTSHQAEEITRKREVRLMKNREAARECRRKKKEYVRCLENRVAVLENQNKTLIEELKALKDLYCHKAE; from the exons ATGGCTGTGACCGGGGACGAGACCGAGTCAG CTGCTACAGGAGACATGCCCACCTACCAGCTGAGGAGCCCGAACTCTGGCCTGCCCCAGAGCATCGTGATCGCCACCTCCCAGGGCTCCATGCAGACCTCCACCTCGCACCAGGCCGAGGAGATCACCCGGAAGAGAGAGGTCCGGCTGATGAAGAACAG ggaGGCAGCGCGGGAATGCcgcaggaaaaagaaagagtaCGTCAGGTGCCTGGAGAACCGCGTGGCGGTGCTGGAGAACCAGAACAAGACCCTGATCGAGGAGCTGAAAGCACTGAAAGACCTTTACTGCCACAAGGCTGAGTAG
- the crema gene encoding cAMP-responsive element modulator isoform X1 encodes MAVTGDETESGTAAGVSLREGMFVDWKESFQHFNRAGIFCPPAATGDMPTYQLRSPNSGLPQSIVIATSQGSMQTSTSHQAEEITRKREVRLMKNREAARECRRKKKEYVRCLENRVAVLENQNKTLIEELKALKDLYCHKAE; translated from the exons ATGGCTGTGACCGGGGACGAGACCGAGTCAG GTACTGCAGCGGGAGTCAGCCTCCGAGAAGGGATGTTTGTGGATTGGAAAGAGAGCTTCCAACATTTTAACAGAGCTGGCATCTTCTGTCCACCAGCTGCTACAGGAGACATGCCCACCTACCAGCTGAGGAGCCCGAACTCTGGCCTGCCCCAGAGCATCGTGATCGCCACCTCCCAGGGCTCCATGCAGACCTCCACCTCGCACCAGGCCGAGGAGATCACCCGGAAGAGAGAGGTCCGGCTGATGAAGAACAG ggaGGCAGCGCGGGAATGCcgcaggaaaaagaaagagtaCGTCAGGTGCCTGGAGAACCGCGTGGCGGTGCTGGAGAACCAGAACAAGACCCTGATCGAGGAGCTGAAAGCACTGAAAGACCTTTACTGCCACAAGGCTGAGTAG